The following proteins come from a genomic window of Anguilla rostrata isolate EN2019 chromosome 17, ASM1855537v3, whole genome shotgun sequence:
- the LOC135244115 gene encoding interferon a3-like, producing MNLNAVRMYCILMLLNLARGCMWMHPRDKGSQSNFKVVSYYSIQLLEQMGDEVTQRKSNVHNLNRLYEHTKNLQAEERIIFIHEVINNIKELYINGKYDTVTRDPKKLQMFQLNLDRQASELKECIKTLKSRASHSSWYKKIKIYFKKMLQESTNYSAEDWEKVRAEVLTHLRRLDILASTEK from the exons ATGAATCTAAACGCCGTACGGATGTACTGCATTCTGATGCTCTTGAACCTCGCTCGAGGATGCATGTGGATGCATCCTCGAGATAAAGGCTCTCAAAGCAATTTCAAAGTGGTCAGCTATTATTCCATACAACTGCTTGAACAAATG GGTGATGAAGTTACACAACGAAAATCCAATGTTCACAACCTAAACAGACTCTACGAACATACTAAAAACTTGCAG GCTGAGGAACGCATCATCTTCATCCATGAAGTCATAAACAACATTAAAGAGCTGTATATCAATGGCAAATATGATACTGTCACGCGGGACCCAAAAAAGCTGCAGATGTTCCAACTCAACCTCGATCGCCAGGCTTCGGAGCTGAAAGAATGC ATAAAAACACTGAAGTCCCGGGCATCTCACTCAAGTTggtataagaaaataaaaatatatttcaagaaaatgCTTCAGGAAAGCACG AACTACAGCGCCGAAGACTGGGAGAAAGTCCGAGCTGAAGTTCTGACACATTTACGAAGACTGGATATCCTAGCCAGCACGGAAAAATAG